AGCGCACGGCGTGAGCTCGCCGTCCTGAGCGTGGAAAGCGGCAAGCCGTCGATATGGATATGACCGGCGGCCGGTTGTTGCAGCCCGAGCACGGTGGCCGCCAGCGTCGATTTACCCGAGCCCGATTCGCCGACGATGCCGAGCGTTTCGCCGCGCCGCACGTTCAGATCGACGTCATGCACCGCGCGGAATGTGGAACGCCCGAACATGGAGCGCCAGCCTTTCGCCGACGTGCGGTAGTCGACGGCCAGGCCTTGTACTTCGAGCAACCGGCGCGCGCCCTTTTCGACCGGTGCGAGCGCGCGTTGCGGCTCGCTGTCGAGGAGGCGCCGCGTGTAGGGATGCTGCGGATTCCCAAACAACGCCTCGGTCGTATTGGTTTCGACCAGCACGCCCTTTTCCATCACCGCGACGCGCTGGGCGAAACGCTTCACCAGATTCAGGTCGTGCGTGATCAGCAGCACGGCCATGCCGCGCTCCGCCGCTTCCTGCTCCTGCAACGAAATCAACAGATCGACGATCTGCTGGCGAACGGTGACGTCGAGCGCCGTGGTCGGTTCGTCGGCGAGCAGCAAACGCGGACGGCACGCGAGCGCCATGGCGATCATCGCGCGTTGCCGCTGGCCGCCGGACAACTGGTGCGGAAAGCTGTCGATGCGCCGTTCCGGCTCAGGAATGCCGGTGCGCCTGAGCAATTCGATGCCGCGCTCACGCGCCGCATTGGGCCGCAAACCTTCATGCAAACGAAGACTCTCCGCAATCTGCTTGCCGATCGTGAAGAGCGGATTGAGCGCCGTCATCGGTTCCTGAAACACCATCGCGACGTCGGCGCCGCGCAGGCCACGCATCTGGTGCTCGGTTTTCTGCAGCAGGTCTTCTCCATCGAGCAGCATGCGGCCGCTCAATTCGGCATGCTCGACGAGCCGCAAAATGGATAACGCGGTGACGCTCTTTCCCGAACCCGATTCGCCGACCAGCGCCACGCGCTCGCCGCGTGCGATGGACAGGCTGAGTTCATGCACGGCGACCTTGTCGCCGAAACGCACGGAGAAACGGTCGATTTCCAGCAACGGCCGGTTGATATGCACCTGAGTGGTCGTCATCGCGGACCTCCGCCGAAAGCCGAACCGCGCGAGCGCGTGTCCAGCGCATTGCGCAGCGCGTCGCCCATGAAGGTCAACAGCAGCAGCGTAATCACCAGCGCCGCAAACGCCGACATCGAGATCCACCATGCGTCGAGATTATTCTTGCCTTCCTGCAGCAATTCACCGAGGCTGGGTGTCGGTGGCGGTACGCCGAGGCCGAGAAAGTCGAGGCTGGTCAGCGAGAGTATCGCGGCGCTCATGCGGAATGGCAGGAAGGTAATCACCGGCGTCAAACTATTCGGCAAAACATGACGCCACATGATCTGCCAGTTGGACAGACCCATCGTGCGCGCCGCCTTGACGTAATCGAGCGAACGGTTGCGAAGAAACTCGGCGCGTACGTAATCGGACAGAACGAGCCAGCCGAACATCGACAGCAGAATGAAGAGCAGCCACAACGTGGGCTCGAAGATCGACGCGAAGATGATCAGCAGGTACAGGTCAGGCATCGAACTCCAGATTTCGATCAGACGCTGGCCGATCAGATCGGTGCGCCCGCCGTAAAAGCCCTGCACCGCGCCGGTCAGCACGCCGACCACGACACCGGACACCGTGAGCGCCAACGCCATCAGCACCGACAGGCGGAAGCCGTACAGCAGCCGCGCCAGCACGTCGCGCCCGAACTGGTCCGTGCCGAGCCAGTTGCTCGTGGTAGGCGGAGCCGGATAAGGATGCGCGGCGAAGTAGTCGATCGTGTCGTAGTGGAAATGATTCGGCGGATAGATCGCAAAGTTGCCGTTCGATTCGAGCCGCGAACGGATATACGGATCGAGATAGTTCGCACGCGCCGGAAAATCGCCACCGAACAGCGTCTCCGGATAGTCCTTCACGATGGGGAAATAGTAGTGTCCGTCGTAACGCACGAGCAACGGACGATCGTTGGACAACACCTCGCCGAGCAGGCTGATGGCGAACAGGGACACGAAGATCACGAGGCTCCAGTAGCCCAGACGCTGCTGCCTGAAGCGCCG
The nucleotide sequence above comes from Paraburkholderia sp. FT54. Encoded proteins:
- a CDS encoding ABC transporter permease gives rise to the protein MSSSTPASNSTAWTADAAGAAHAASPSPWRRTWRRFRQQRLGYWSLVIFVSLFAISLLGEVLSNDRPLLVRYDGHYYFPIVKDYPETLFGGDFPARANYLDPYIRSRLESNGNFAIYPPNHFHYDTIDYFAAHPYPAPPTTSNWLGTDQFGRDVLARLLYGFRLSVLMALALTVSGVVVGVLTGAVQGFYGGRTDLIGQRLIEIWSSMPDLYLLIIFASIFEPTLWLLFILLSMFGWLVLSDYVRAEFLRNRSLDYVKAARTMGLSNWQIMWRHVLPNSLTPVITFLPFRMSAAILSLTSLDFLGLGVPPPTPSLGELLQEGKNNLDAWWISMSAFAALVITLLLLTFMGDALRNALDTRSRGSAFGGGPR
- a CDS encoding dipeptide ABC transporter ATP-binding protein, with protein sequence MTTTQVHINRPLLEIDRFSVRFGDKVAVHELSLSIARGERVALVGESGSGKSVTALSILRLVEHAELSGRMLLDGEDLLQKTEHQMRGLRGADVAMVFQEPMTALNPLFTIGKQIAESLRLHEGLRPNAARERGIELLRRTGIPEPERRIDSFPHQLSGGQRQRAMIAMALACRPRLLLADEPTTALDVTVRQQIVDLLISLQEQEAAERGMAVLLITHDLNLVKRFAQRVAVMEKGVLVETNTTEALFGNPQHPYTRRLLDSEPQRALAPVEKGARRLLEVQGLAVDYRTSAKGWRSMFGRSTFRAVHDVDLNVRRGETLGIVGESGSGKSTLAATVLGLQQPAAGHIHIDGLPLSTLRTASSRRALYSRMQVVFQDPFGSLSPRMTVEQIIGEGLAVHKPEVDAKARRARIGSLLQEVGMPADAMLRYPHEFSGGQRQRIAIARALAVEPELLVLDEPTSALDVSIQKQVLNLLTNLQKKYKLSYLFITHDLAVMRAMAHRVIVMKSGRIVEAGDTLDVLHAPTHPYTQSLLASSLNVPEPGTGTTHTGHAND